One genomic segment of Deltaproteobacteria bacterium includes these proteins:
- the secD gene encoding protein translocase subunit SecD, which produces MDRGWITKLGIVIALTVAAVWMLFPTYVYFSLPAEERNDATTYEKAVPSWMRTQHLTLGLDLQGGIHLVMGVEVEKAVMDRVQRRVDEITSYAKDKEIAHGKIKADVKEPLLRVELTADQREQFESEMLGYFQDMTLVTSLESGLELAFTADTVERIRTSAVDQAVKTIRNRVDQWGVTEPQIIRRGEDQILIQLPGEKDPERAKGLLGKTAQLEFRITQDHQTGFLVENQALLPEGVTLKTDRGRGPEGEVATHYLEASDRRPLDQAKEALLPHTPEGTTLAFQKIPAPDGTATYRTYLLTAAPGITGDYLVDARVATDSQQNGRPYVAFEFDQEGARIFGELTEANVNRFMAVVLDNMVESAPVIQSKITNRGQITLGSYKSNQDLFIEANDLALVLKAGALPAPVRILEERTVGATLGPDLIRRGLFALMMGGILVLLFMPLYYKASGLVANLTLVLNVLFLLAMLSAIGATLTLPGIAGIVLTVGMAVDANVIIFERIREEIEAGKTAWASIQAGYEQAFSAILDGNVTTGIAALVLLQYGSGPIKGFAVTLFAGILSTLFTAYYASRVFQEGLNRNSKTVSV; this is translated from the coding sequence CCACCTACGTCTACTTCTCCCTGCCTGCGGAGGAGCGCAACGACGCGACGACCTACGAGAAGGCCGTGCCGAGCTGGATGCGAACCCAGCACCTGACCCTCGGCCTCGATCTCCAGGGCGGCATCCACCTGGTGATGGGCGTCGAGGTCGAGAAGGCCGTGATGGACCGGGTCCAGCGGCGGGTGGACGAGATCACGTCCTACGCCAAGGACAAGGAGATCGCCCACGGCAAGATCAAGGCCGACGTGAAGGAGCCGCTGCTGCGGGTCGAGCTCACGGCCGACCAGCGGGAGCAGTTCGAGAGCGAGATGCTCGGCTACTTCCAGGACATGACCCTGGTCACCTCCTTGGAGTCCGGGCTCGAGCTGGCCTTCACCGCCGACACCGTCGAGCGCATTCGCACGTCCGCGGTGGATCAGGCCGTGAAGACCATCCGCAACCGCGTCGATCAGTGGGGCGTCACCGAGCCGCAGATCATCCGCCGCGGTGAGGACCAGATCCTCATCCAGCTGCCGGGCGAGAAGGACCCCGAGCGGGCCAAGGGCCTCCTGGGCAAGACCGCCCAGCTCGAGTTCCGCATCACCCAGGATCACCAGACCGGCTTCCTGGTCGAGAACCAGGCTCTCCTGCCGGAGGGCGTGACCCTCAAGACGGACCGCGGCCGCGGCCCCGAGGGTGAGGTCGCCACCCACTACCTCGAGGCCAGCGACCGCCGGCCCCTCGACCAGGCCAAGGAGGCGCTGCTGCCCCACACCCCCGAGGGCACGACCCTGGCCTTCCAGAAGATCCCGGCCCCGGACGGGACCGCGACCTACCGCACCTACCTGCTGACCGCCGCGCCCGGCATCACCGGCGACTACCTCGTCGACGCCCGGGTGGCGACCGACTCCCAGCAGAACGGCCGCCCCTACGTCGCCTTCGAGTTCGACCAGGAGGGCGCCCGGATCTTCGGCGAGCTCACCGAGGCGAACGTGAACCGCTTCATGGCGGTGGTCCTCGACAACATGGTCGAGTCGGCCCCCGTCATCCAGAGCAAGATCACCAACCGCGGCCAGATCACCCTGGGCAGCTACAAGTCGAACCAGGACCTCTTCATCGAGGCGAACGACCTGGCCCTGGTGCTCAAGGCCGGCGCGCTCCCCGCGCCGGTGCGCATCCTCGAGGAGCGGACCGTCGGCGCCACCCTCGGCCCCGACCTGATCCGCCGCGGCCTCTTCGCGCTGATGATGGGCGGCATCCTCGTGCTGCTCTTCATGCCCCTCTACTACAAGGCCTCGGGCCTGGTCGCGAACCTCACCCTGGTCCTGAACGTGCTCTTCCTGCTGGCGATGCTAAGCGCCATCGGCGCGACGCTCACCCTGCCGGGCATCGCGGGCATCGTCCTCACCGTCGGCATGGCGGTGGATGCGAACGTGATCATCTTCGAGCGCATCCGGGAGGAGATCGAGGCCGGCAAGACGGCCTGGGCCTCCATCCAGGCCGGGTACGAGCAGGCCTTCTCCGCGATCCTCGACGGCAACGTCACCACCGGCATCGCGGCCCTGGTGCTCCTGCAGTACGGCTCCGGCCCCATCAAGGGCTTCGCCGTGACCCTCTTCGCGGGCATCCTCTCGACCCTCTTCACGGCCTACTACGCCAGCCGAGTGTTCCAGGAAGGCCTCAACCGCAACTCGAAGACGGTGAGCGTCTAG
- the secF gene encoding protein translocase subunit SecF, with the protein MQLIGKTNFDFVGKRRTALIFSLVAVLGTTLLLTTRGLNLGVDFAGGTEIQLKFSKDVDANTLRNTMKEIGFDKASVQVFGEEGTSEYLVRVERMSLLTPEEHGQIVSELKGKHGEQVTVGDYDPNKGDAVEVISTEEIQRETFDTIVKDAGLALDEVRALRRGTGWQYTLILEGVSKRLTEQLEAQVGEGTVDLRRVEYVGPQVGKELRRRGFLSLFYACIFILIYLAIRFDFSFAPGAVVALAHDAFLAVGLYAVTGLEFNLTSIAAILTIIGYSVNDTVVIYDRVRENRQRFSGRGLSDLINQSINETLSRTLITSGTTVLALIGLLVYAQGTIRDFAIAMTFGILVGTYSTVFIASPMVLALEGLINKKLAKSSTARA; encoded by the coding sequence ATGCAGCTCATCGGAAAGACCAACTTCGACTTCGTCGGCAAGCGCCGGACCGCGCTGATCTTCAGCCTGGTGGCCGTGCTCGGCACCACGCTGCTGCTCACCACCCGGGGCCTGAACCTCGGCGTGGACTTCGCCGGCGGCACCGAGATCCAGCTCAAGTTCTCCAAGGACGTGGACGCGAACACCCTGCGCAACACCATGAAGGAGATCGGCTTCGACAAGGCGTCGGTGCAGGTCTTCGGCGAGGAGGGGACCAGCGAGTACCTCGTGCGGGTGGAGCGGATGAGCCTGCTCACCCCCGAGGAGCACGGTCAGATCGTCTCCGAGCTCAAGGGCAAGCACGGCGAGCAGGTGACCGTCGGCGACTATGATCCCAACAAGGGTGACGCCGTCGAGGTCATCTCGACCGAGGAGATCCAGCGGGAGACCTTCGACACCATCGTGAAGGACGCCGGGCTGGCCCTCGACGAGGTGCGGGCCCTGCGCCGGGGCACCGGCTGGCAGTACACCCTCATCCTCGAGGGCGTCTCCAAGCGCCTGACCGAGCAGCTCGAGGCCCAGGTGGGCGAGGGCACCGTCGATCTGCGCCGGGTGGAGTACGTCGGCCCGCAGGTCGGCAAGGAGCTGCGGCGCCGCGGCTTCCTCTCGCTCTTCTACGCCTGCATCTTCATCCTCATCTACCTGGCGATCCGCTTCGACTTCTCCTTCGCCCCGGGCGCGGTCGTGGCCCTGGCCCACGACGCCTTCCTGGCGGTGGGCCTCTACGCCGTCACCGGGCTGGAGTTCAACCTGACCTCGATCGCGGCCATCCTGACGATCATCGGCTACTCGGTGAACGACACCGTGGTCATCTACGACCGGGTCCGGGAGAACCGGCAGCGCTTCTCCGGCCGGGGTCTCTCCGACCTGATCAACCAGTCGATCAACGAGACCCTCTCCCGGACGCTGATCACCTCCGGGACGACCGTCCTCGCCCTCATCGGCCTGCTGGTCTACGCGCAGGGGACGATCCGGGACTTCGCCATCGCGATGACCTTCGGCATCCTCGTCGGCACCTACTCGACGGTCTTCATCGCCTCGCCGATGGTCCTGGCCCTCGAGGGGCTGATCAACAAGAAGCTCGCCAAGTCCTCGACCGCCCGGGCCTGA
- a CDS encoding 1-acyl-sn-glycerol-3-phosphate acyltransferase: protein MSNLPVKSPRPHRAVPMRSRFWRGFRGLWSWLFANVRFPEVAVKDLRELASRGTIVYVGRTRGWIFGLLLNWMALRFGLPLAMHVDGWRGRLAGSLGKSPAASKVGQPTPSPLLDVVCRGESALCFLWKRSAGLRLKQPALDVREVSALLELQAEQERPIFLVPVTLLLGFDPGTQLGRTPILDALFGPREMPGAIRAFLTFLRYRKRARLQLGEAVDLAALLARSTEVPADKLARMVRGSLVQHLARAERSVTGPVRKAPRRLRMEILRDHQLRASLAEAAREEGKPLSEIERRADRYLKEIAARYTPFVVAAMASFFRIVFNRIYDGIWVDEEGLQRMTDAGRRGPIVLCPSHRSHIDYLVMSWAMHMRGLTAPHIAAGKNLSFFPIGPILRRAGAFFLRRTFRGNPVYAATFRAYIRRLLHDGHPVEFFIEGTRSRSGKPLPARMGLATYEVEAFLEGSRSTLSFIPISIGYTRVIEARAYGKELRGEEKQSEDVSGLLGARKVLRKRWGRIYIQVGEPIELGAFLRERGIDREAVDEDTRRDLVVELANTLNHRIGALTTVTPTAPIAAALLGERRRGLDLSTIVERATLLVDFVAKEGDARVSDAVRYDDEGRLEEPTVRETVATLQDEGLVRTHQLGDRTIVELHPEGRLGLDYYKNALIPFLAGRALAATALVDARRLREGLAGGGEDPVRGAALALAETLAPEFVFDPASGAEGALDAAFEELVQDGRARLAVGATADAVFLEPTPEGWPVLLLLRAMTLALVEGYWITLTTASRLLSEAPLPRAELRQAILEEGRARTLIGEIDAPEALNRPLVEGAIDMLVQRGALVRGPGREALLELGDPLALTALIATLAPHVGTREAPGAGESSSAARTGD, encoded by the coding sequence GTGAGCAACCTCCCCGTCAAGAGCCCCCGCCCCCACCGGGCCGTGCCGATGCGCAGCCGCTTCTGGAGAGGCTTCCGGGGCCTCTGGTCCTGGCTCTTCGCCAACGTCCGCTTCCCCGAGGTGGCGGTGAAGGACCTGCGGGAGCTCGCCAGCCGGGGGACCATCGTCTACGTGGGCCGCACCCGGGGCTGGATCTTCGGCCTCCTCCTCAACTGGATGGCCCTGCGCTTCGGCCTCCCCCTGGCCATGCACGTCGACGGCTGGCGGGGCCGGCTCGCCGGGAGCCTGGGCAAGTCTCCCGCCGCCTCGAAGGTGGGGCAGCCCACCCCCTCCCCCCTCCTGGACGTGGTCTGCCGGGGGGAGAGCGCGCTCTGCTTCCTCTGGAAGCGCTCCGCGGGCCTGCGCCTCAAGCAGCCGGCCCTCGACGTGCGGGAGGTCTCCGCCCTCCTCGAGCTCCAGGCCGAGCAGGAGCGGCCCATCTTCCTGGTCCCGGTGACCCTCCTCCTCGGCTTCGATCCGGGCACCCAGCTCGGCCGCACGCCGATCCTCGACGCCCTCTTCGGGCCCCGGGAGATGCCCGGCGCGATCCGCGCCTTCCTCACCTTCCTGCGCTACCGCAAGCGGGCCCGGCTCCAGCTGGGTGAGGCGGTCGACCTCGCCGCCCTCCTCGCCCGCTCCACCGAGGTCCCCGCCGACAAGCTCGCCCGGATGGTGCGGGGCTCGCTGGTGCAGCACCTCGCCCGGGCCGAGCGCTCGGTCACCGGCCCGGTCCGCAAGGCCCCTCGCCGGCTGCGGATGGAGATCCTCCGGGATCACCAGCTCCGCGCCTCCCTCGCCGAGGCCGCCCGCGAGGAGGGCAAGCCCCTCTCGGAGATCGAGCGGCGGGCCGACCGCTACCTCAAGGAGATCGCGGCCCGCTACACGCCCTTCGTGGTGGCCGCCATGGCCTCCTTCTTCCGGATCGTCTTCAACCGGATCTACGACGGCATCTGGGTGGACGAGGAGGGCCTCCAGCGGATGACCGACGCCGGCCGGCGCGGGCCGATCGTGCTCTGCCCCAGCCACCGCTCGCACATCGACTACCTCGTCATGTCCTGGGCGATGCACATGCGGGGCCTCACCGCGCCCCACATCGCGGCGGGCAAGAACCTCTCCTTCTTCCCCATCGGCCCCATCCTCCGGCGGGCCGGCGCCTTCTTCCTGCGCCGCACCTTCCGGGGCAACCCGGTCTACGCCGCGACCTTCCGGGCCTACATCCGCCGCCTGCTCCACGACGGCCACCCGGTGGAGTTCTTCATCGAGGGCACCCGCTCGCGGAGCGGAAAGCCCCTCCCCGCCCGCATGGGGCTGGCGACCTACGAGGTCGAGGCCTTCCTCGAGGGCAGCCGCTCCACCCTGAGCTTCATCCCGATCTCCATCGGCTACACCCGGGTCATCGAGGCCCGGGCCTACGGGAAGGAGCTGCGGGGGGAGGAGAAGCAGAGCGAGGACGTCTCCGGGCTGCTGGGCGCCCGCAAGGTGCTGCGCAAGCGCTGGGGCCGGATCTACATCCAGGTCGGGGAGCCCATCGAGCTGGGCGCCTTCCTCCGCGAGCGGGGGATCGACCGCGAGGCGGTCGACGAGGACACCCGCCGGGATCTGGTCGTGGAGCTCGCCAACACGCTGAACCACCGCATCGGCGCCCTCACGACCGTCACGCCCACCGCCCCCATCGCGGCCGCGCTCCTCGGCGAGCGGCGGCGCGGGCTGGACCTCTCGACCATCGTCGAGCGGGCGACCCTCCTGGTGGACTTCGTGGCGAAGGAGGGAGACGCGCGGGTGAGCGACGCCGTGCGCTACGACGACGAGGGCCGCCTCGAGGAGCCGACCGTCCGCGAGACCGTCGCCACCCTCCAGGACGAGGGCCTGGTGCGCACCCACCAGCTGGGCGACCGGACGATCGTCGAGCTCCACCCCGAGGGCCGCCTCGGCCTCGACTACTACAAGAACGCGCTGATCCCCTTCCTGGCCGGCCGGGCCCTGGCGGCCACGGCGCTGGTGGACGCCCGCCGCCTGCGGGAAGGCCTCGCCGGGGGCGGCGAGGATCCGGTGCGGGGCGCCGCCCTGGCGCTGGCCGAGACCCTGGCCCCCGAGTTCGTTTTCGATCCCGCCAGCGGCGCCGAGGGCGCCCTGGACGCCGCCTTCGAGGAGCTGGTCCAGGACGGCCGCGCCCGCCTCGCCGTGGGCGCCACCGCCGACGCCGTCTTCCTCGAGCCGACGCCCGAGGGCTGGCCGGTGCTCCTCCTCCTGCGCGCCATGACCCTCGCGCTGGTGGAGGGCTACTGGATCACGCTGACCACGGCCTCCCGCCTCCTCTCGGAGGCTCCCCTCCCCCGGGCCGAGCTGCGGCAGGCCATCCTCGAGGAGGGGCGGGCCCGCACCCTGATCGGCGAGATCGACGCCCCGGAGGCGCTCAACCGCCCGCTGGTCGAGGGCGCCATCGACATGCTCGTGCAGCGCGGCGCGCTGGTGCGGGGGCCCGGGCGCGAGGCGCTCCTCGAGCTGGGCGACCCCCTGGCCCTGACGGCGCTGATCGCGACCCTGGCGCCGCACGTCGGCACCCGGGAGGCGCCGGGCGCCGGAGAGTCCTCTTCGGCAGCCCGCACCGGTGACTGA